The following are from one region of the Methanobacterium alcaliphilum genome:
- a CDS encoding ATP-dependent DNA helicase: protein MSNKKTLTKSQKEAIYHYEGPLMIVAGPGAGKTWVLIQRVLHLIQEKNVDPSSILLTTFTNKAADELKSRLSREIGEKAEYIHISTIHSFCKYILRKYPEYHNLGSGFDVLDEDSQLLFLRNNLEEFNFNESRLGDLMGFYNKCGENEIDPNDLIKKIKEKYPNNKTNLKSCQAYKRYLELLNEYQLIDFCGLQVAVRDILENNPHILDQLRDKYLFLLIDEYQDTSPIQDRIFQLIAYPQNNICVVGDEDQSIYSFRGANMRNFIKFPEKYPETTKVVLNKNFRSTTNIIRASEKFMSKHRMIKKEIEPWRSKGNEMVLLNNSARGEEAHQIVKLIHDMKEHDIIPHYGYITLLFRSVKNQAGALVSELKKANIKYTIRGDQSFLKRDEIQATLYMLHYVDDKDYGKKFKTRWGRWWDTNLLMNELMDISPETVMKLKEIELSVDITSITKKEDFEKYSITNKNDIQILSEINKFKKALQTKEMDVLNVFYTILDISKYLKRLTRNESEKNEDILFNLSKLSGIIKRYQDFSKDPTLEDFLRFLFSLPKTMQYDEEMLEDPRSVKIMTVHQAKGLEFPVVFICGVSQDQFPLKHRNRDPFPIPDELLKFVPDGQINEERRLFYVAMTRAQDNLIISPGGKKSQFIEDDLGIEEFSDVDTIIEKCEERDVAKNPLHVSFSSIKTYNSCPFRYKLIYHYLFEYQPTFDQKYGIIIHNSLNMMHESLREGEEININKIEYIVNKNWIKLHNNEEDDEDNKNNLITQIWHYYDHMKDHIQEVISTEESFSLFTENTLISGRTDLVIKNSNNQLELFDFKARGESALEKLQVEMQLKIYDYCLKEKYGFDKLCAYHFFTNEKTYFTKNNDYNEIRSQIDAVCSGINNEIFHPAPSSHCRDCFFSFCCEDLKEY, encoded by the coding sequence ATGTCAAATAAAAAAACTTTGACCAAATCACAAAAAGAGGCCATTTATCACTATGAGGGCCCTCTCATGATTGTGGCCGGTCCAGGGGCAGGCAAAACATGGGTACTAATCCAGAGAGTTCTTCACCTCATACAAGAAAAAAATGTGGATCCATCCTCTATTCTTTTAACCACATTTACCAATAAAGCTGCTGATGAATTAAAGTCCAGGTTAAGTAGAGAAATTGGTGAGAAGGCTGAATATATTCATATATCAACTATTCACTCATTTTGTAAATATATTCTTAGAAAGTATCCAGAATATCATAATCTAGGCAGTGGTTTTGATGTTTTAGACGAAGATTCACAATTATTATTTCTTAGAAATAACTTAGAAGAATTTAATTTTAATGAAAGCCGTTTAGGCGACCTCATGGGCTTTTACAATAAGTGTGGGGAAAATGAGATTGACCCTAATGATTTGATTAAAAAAATCAAAGAAAAATACCCTAATAATAAGACCAATCTCAAAAGCTGCCAAGCATATAAAAGATATCTTGAATTATTAAATGAATACCAATTAATTGATTTTTGTGGTTTACAGGTGGCTGTTCGAGATATCCTAGAAAATAATCCACATATACTGGATCAATTGCGAGATAAATACCTTTTTCTTTTAATTGATGAATATCAGGATACCAGTCCTATTCAAGATAGGATTTTTCAATTAATAGCTTATCCTCAAAATAATATTTGTGTAGTGGGTGATGAGGATCAGAGTATTTATTCTTTCAGAGGAGCTAATATGCGGAATTTCATAAAATTCCCTGAGAAATATCCTGAAACAACAAAAGTAGTCTTAAATAAGAATTTCAGATCCACTACTAATATCATTAGGGCCTCAGAGAAGTTCATGAGTAAGCATCGGATGATTAAAAAAGAGATAGAACCATGGCGTAGTAAAGGGAATGAAATGGTACTCTTAAATAATAGTGCCCGTGGTGAGGAAGCCCATCAAATCGTTAAGTTAATTCATGATATGAAAGAGCACGATATCATACCACATTATGGTTACATCACCCTATTGTTTAGGAGTGTTAAAAATCAAGCAGGGGCCCTAGTAAGTGAACTTAAAAAAGCCAATATTAAATACACTATCCGTGGTGATCAATCATTTCTAAAAAGAGATGAAATACAGGCTACACTCTACATGCTGCATTATGTGGATGATAAGGATTATGGTAAGAAATTCAAAACCCGCTGGGGCCGTTGGTGGGATACGAATCTCTTAATGAATGAATTAATGGATATATCCCCTGAAACAGTGATGAAATTAAAAGAAATTGAATTATCAGTAGATATCACATCAATTACTAAAAAAGAGGATTTTGAAAAATATTCTATCACTAATAAAAATGATATCCAGATATTATCTGAGATTAATAAGTTTAAAAAAGCATTGCAAACTAAAGAGATGGATGTTTTAAATGTATTCTACACTATTTTAGATATTTCGAAGTATCTTAAAAGACTAACACGAAATGAGTCTGAGAAGAATGAAGATATACTTTTTAATCTCTCTAAATTATCTGGAATCATAAAAAGATATCAGGATTTTTCAAAAGACCCAACTCTGGAAGATTTTCTAAGATTCCTCTTTAGTTTGCCTAAAACCATGCAATATGATGAGGAGATGCTTGAAGACCCCCGCTCTGTTAAAATAATGACAGTTCATCAGGCCAAGGGTTTGGAGTTTCCTGTGGTATTTATTTGTGGCGTATCTCAAGATCAGTTCCCCTTAAAACATAGAAATAGAGACCCATTCCCTATACCAGATGAACTTTTAAAATTCGTTCCAGATGGTCAGATAAATGAGGAGCGTAGGTTATTCTATGTGGCCATGACCCGTGCCCAGGATAATTTAATAATATCTCCTGGTGGGAAAAAATCTCAGTTTATTGAGGATGATCTGGGTATTGAAGAATTTTCTGATGTGGATACTATTATAGAAAAATGTGAAGAAAGGGATGTTGCTAAAAACCCACTCCATGTTTCTTTCTCATCAATAAAAACGTATAATTCATGTCCTTTCAGATATAAATTGATTTATCATTACTTATTTGAATATCAACCAACTTTTGATCAAAAGTATGGAATCATTATCCATAACTCTCTGAATATGATGCATGAATCCCTGCGTGAAGGAGAAGAAATTAATATTAATAAAATTGAATATATTGTAAATAAGAACTGGATAAAACTCCATAACAATGAGGAAGACGATGAAGATAATAAAAACAATCTCATCACCCAGATTTGGCATTACTATGATCATATGAAGGACCATATACAGGAAGTAATTTCCACTGAAGAATCATTTTCCTTATTTACAGAAAATACTTTAATAAGTGGCCGTACAGATCTGGTTATTAAAAATTCCAATAATCAACTGGAATTATTCGACTTTAAGGCCAGGGGAGAATCTGCCCTGGAAAAACTCCAAGTGGAGATGCAGCTTAAGATTTATGATTACTGTCTAAAAGAGAAATATGGTTTCGATAAATTATGTGCATATCACTTTTTCACCAATGAAAAAACTTACTTTACGAAAAATAATGATTATAATGAAATTAGATCTCAAATAGATGCAGTTTGCAGTGGAATAAATAATGAAATATTCCATCCAGCACCTAGTTCTCACTGCAGAGATTGCTTTTTCAGTTTCTGCTGTGAAGACCTGAAAGAATATTAA